A region from the Enterococcus faecium genome encodes:
- a CDS encoding vitamin B12-dependent ribonucleotide reductase: MDYPKKYIEKLNQDISSYKEVAKITAEMTQTFDGISRLIMLDRYAFKDMSGKTLTVGDLVILTTHADPQYPARGIGKIEEINKEQLIIRIEEEFQSSLTDPEEIASGRVIRNINEVEKPLELYFEQIAARVARGISDIEGEKKAQFFTEFYQHLTEQNLIPAGRVLYGAGTNSEVTYFNCYVMPFIHDSRGGLAKHRQEVMEIMSRGGGVGTNGSTLRPKSAIVHGVNGKSSGSVSWLNDLANLTNLVEQGGSRRGAQMIMLNDWHPDIFEFIISKIQNPAILQNLIHTSQSPTVRQLASEKLTFEPLTANEKEWLEFLVDHPTNDMEDKFLKTAQQKLKAGGTYSVKDPDFLTGANISVCLTKEFMEAVETDQTYELRFPAIEDYDASEMADYDQHWMEIGDVREWAETGRKVKIHQTIKARELWDLITYCATYSAEPGIFFIDNANEMTNAQAYGQKVVATNPCGEQPLTPYAVCNLAAINLANMVDKKTKVVDFEKLTDVVRASVRFQDNVIDATPYFFKKNEQQAKGERRVGLGVMGLADLLIYCEKVYGSEDGNRLVDQVFEKIAVTAYQTSVELAKEKGSFPFLVGKTVEETTALRQRFIESGYMKKMPESIRQAILKYGIRNSHLLTVAPTGSTGTMAGVSTGLEPYFSFSYFRSGRLGKFIEVNAEIVSEYLEKNPEKTADNLPPFFVTAMELSPKDHVSVQCTIQRWVDSSISKTVNAPKGYQVKQVAAIYEDLYQGGAKGGTVYVDGSRDSQVLTLEADDNVFEEPVVGVADNQITLDSLESSEAEEICPICHEGRIEEIGGCSTCTNCKVQLKCGL; encoded by the coding sequence ATGGATTATCCTAAAAAATATATAGAAAAATTAAATCAAGATATCTCTTCTTATAAAGAAGTCGCTAAGATAACTGCAGAAATGACTCAAACATTTGATGGGATTTCAAGATTAATCATGCTTGATCGCTATGCATTTAAAGATATGAGCGGAAAAACTTTGACAGTCGGGGATTTGGTTATTTTAACAACCCATGCTGATCCACAATATCCAGCAAGAGGGATCGGAAAAATTGAAGAAATCAATAAGGAACAGTTGATAATTCGAATTGAGGAAGAATTTCAAAGCTCGTTAACTGATCCAGAAGAAATTGCTTCAGGACGAGTGATTCGAAATATAAATGAGGTTGAGAAACCGCTTGAACTTTATTTTGAACAAATTGCAGCTCGTGTTGCTAGAGGAATCTCTGATATTGAAGGAGAAAAAAAAGCTCAGTTTTTTACCGAGTTTTATCAGCATTTGACAGAGCAAAATCTCATTCCTGCTGGTCGTGTACTTTATGGTGCAGGAACGAATTCAGAAGTAACATACTTTAATTGCTACGTTATGCCATTCATCCATGACTCTCGTGGGGGCCTAGCAAAACATCGTCAAGAAGTGATGGAGATTATGAGTCGCGGTGGCGGTGTAGGAACGAACGGTTCAACGCTACGGCCAAAATCGGCGATCGTCCATGGGGTGAATGGGAAATCATCAGGTTCAGTTTCGTGGCTCAATGACTTAGCTAATTTGACGAATTTAGTTGAACAAGGCGGGAGTCGTCGGGGAGCACAAATGATCATGTTGAATGATTGGCATCCAGATATTTTTGAATTCATTATCTCTAAGATTCAGAATCCGGCCATTTTACAAAATTTGATCCACACTAGCCAAAGTCCGACAGTGCGCCAATTAGCTAGTGAAAAACTGACTTTTGAACCACTGACAGCAAATGAAAAAGAATGGTTAGAATTTTTGGTTGATCATCCGACAAATGATATGGAGGATAAATTTTTAAAAACGGCTCAACAGAAATTAAAAGCGGGTGGTACGTACAGTGTGAAAGACCCTGATTTCTTGACCGGAGCCAATATCTCCGTCTGTTTAACAAAAGAATTTATGGAAGCTGTCGAAACCGACCAAACTTATGAGTTACGCTTTCCAGCAATCGAAGACTATGACGCTAGTGAAATGGCTGATTATGATCAACATTGGATGGAAATTGGAGATGTCAGAGAATGGGCTGAAACAGGGCGTAAAGTAAAAATACATCAAACGATCAAGGCTCGCGAATTGTGGGATTTGATTACTTATTGTGCAACGTATTCAGCAGAACCGGGAATATTTTTTATCGATAATGCTAATGAGATGACCAATGCTCAAGCCTACGGACAAAAGGTAGTTGCAACCAATCCATGTGGGGAACAGCCATTGACGCCTTATGCGGTATGCAATCTAGCAGCAATTAATTTAGCCAATATGGTTGATAAAAAAACGAAAGTTGTCGACTTTGAAAAATTAACTGATGTCGTAAGAGCTAGTGTTCGTTTTCAGGACAATGTAATTGATGCGACGCCTTACTTTTTTAAAAAAAATGAGCAGCAAGCTAAAGGTGAACGACGCGTTGGACTTGGGGTCATGGGATTGGCAGATTTATTGATTTATTGTGAAAAAGTCTATGGATCTGAAGATGGAAACCGTTTAGTAGATCAAGTATTTGAAAAAATTGCTGTTACGGCTTATCAAACGTCCGTCGAACTAGCAAAAGAAAAAGGCAGCTTCCCATTTTTAGTAGGCAAAACAGTCGAGGAAACAACCGCGCTTCGTCAACGTTTTATTGAATCGGGTTATATGAAGAAGATGCCGGAATCAATCCGACAAGCGATTCTAAAATACGGTATTCGTAATTCTCATTTACTAACAGTCGCACCAACAGGGTCAACGGGTACTATGGCTGGTGTTTCAACCGGACTAGAACCATATTTCTCTTTTTCTTATTTTAGAAGTGGTCGCTTAGGAAAATTCATTGAAGTTAACGCTGAAATAGTCAGTGAATATTTAGAAAAAAATCCAGAGAAAACTGCGGATAATCTACCACCATTCTTTGTCACTGCCATGGAGCTTTCACCAAAAGATCACGTGAGTGTTCAATGTACGATCCAACGTTGGGTAGATAGCTCTATCTCAAAAACAGTCAATGCACCTAAGGGTTATCAAGTGAAACAAGTAGCTGCGATCTATGAAGATCTGTATCAAGGCGGTGCTAAAGGTGGAACTGTCTATGTGGATGGTAGCAGGGATTCGCAAGTGTTGACACTTGAAGCAGATGACAATGTATTTGAAGAACCTGTAGTAGGGGTGGCAGATAATCAAATTACTCTTGACTCATTAGAATCATCAGAAGCAGAAGAAATATGTCCGATTTGCCATGAGGGTAGAATTGAAGAAATTGGTGGTTGCAGTACCTGCACTAACTGTAAAGTACAACTAAAATGTGGCTTGTAA
- a CDS encoding IS6-like element ISS1N family transposase, protein MNHFKGKQFKKDVIIVAVGYYLRYNLSYREVQELLYDRGINVCHTTIYRWVQEYSKVLYYLWKKKNRQSFYSWKMDETYIKIKGRWHYLYRAIDADGLTLDIWLRKKRDTQAAYAFLKRLHKQFGEPKAIVTDKAPSLGSAFRKLQSVGLYTKTEHRTVKYLNNLIEQDHRPIKRRNKFYQSLRTASSTIKGMETIRGIYKKNRRNGTLFGFSVSTEIKVLMGITA, encoded by the coding sequence ATGAATCATTTTAAAGGCAAACAATTCAAAAAAGACGTCATTATTGTCGCTGTTGGTTACTACCTGCGTTACAATCTAAGCTATCGTGAAGTTCAGGAATTGTTATATGATCGTGGAATAAATGTTTGTCATACTACGATTTATCGTTGGGTACAAGAGTACAGCAAAGTCCTCTATTATCTTTGGAAGAAGAAAAATAGACAATCCTTCTATTCATGGAAAATGGACGAAACGTATATCAAAATTAAGGGACGTTGGCATTATCTTTATCGTGCAATTGATGCGGACGGCTTAACCTTAGATATCTGGTTACGAAAGAAACGGGATACGCAAGCAGCCTATGCTTTCTTAAAACGACTCCATAAACAGTTTGGTGAGCCGAAAGCAATTGTGACCGATAAAGCACCTTCTCTTGGCTCCGCCTTTAGAAAGTTACAGAGTGTGGGTTTATATACTAAGACAGAGCACCGAACTGTGAAGTATCTTAACAATTTAATAGAACAAGACCATCGACCTATTAAACGACGAAATAAATTTTATCAAAGTCTACGTACAGCCTCTTCCACGATTAAGGGCATGGAGACCATTCGAGGAATATATAAAAAGAACCGAAGAAATGGAACGCTCTTCGGCTTTTCGGTGTCTACTGAAATCAAGGTATTAATGGGAATAACAGCCTAA
- a CDS encoding Hsp20/alpha crystallin family protein: MANVPSIRDMFPDFNDVFSPAFNDFLGVSSYPKVDLVENEKEYKLTADMPGYDKEDTTVEYSDNTLTISANHESHTEDKEDGNYVRKERHSVSYKRSFYLPNVDEEKITGTFKNGVLKLVLPKTAHQPKETKKIELN; encoded by the coding sequence ATGGCAAATGTACCTAGCATTCGCGACATGTTCCCTGATTTCAATGACGTGTTTAGTCCAGCATTCAATGATTTTTTAGGTGTTTCAAGTTATCCAAAAGTGGATTTAGTCGAAAATGAAAAAGAATACAAACTAACTGCTGATATGCCTGGCTATGACAAAGAAGACACGACAGTTGAATATTCAGATAATACTTTGACGATCTCCGCCAATCATGAGTCCCATACAGAAGATAAAGAAGATGGCAACTATGTACGGAAAGAAAGACATTCGGTCTCTTACAAACGTTCATTCTATCTTCCTAATGTTGATGAAGAAAAAATCACTGGAACCTTTAAAAACGGTGTGCTGAAATTAGTATTGCCTAAAACAGCTCATCAGCCAAAAGAAACAAAAAAAATTGAGTTAAATTAG
- a CDS encoding DUF4430 domain-containing protein, producing MKKLATLLTVFIGLFIMTGCQSNQNDQASSKASTQATSEVAKSSALIKLTDSDKEITSKTVTYKSGESLLVILKANFEVKERDGFITSIDGHAQDESQNKYWTFTINGKMGEKGAGETTLDNDDQVVFNLGVFK from the coding sequence TTGAAAAAATTAGCAACATTATTAACCGTTTTTATCGGACTATTCATTATGACAGGGTGCCAATCAAATCAAAATGATCAAGCCTCTTCAAAAGCATCCACTCAAGCAACAAGCGAGGTTGCTAAATCAAGCGCGCTGATAAAATTGACTGATAGTGATAAAGAGATCACTTCAAAAACAGTCACTTACAAATCAGGAGAATCATTATTGGTAATTTTAAAGGCTAACTTTGAAGTAAAAGAAAGGGATGGCTTTATTACTTCAATTGATGGTCATGCGCAAGATGAGAGTCAAAATAAATACTGGACATTCACTATCAATGGAAAAATGGGTGAAAAAGGCGCAGGTGAAACTACATTAGATAATGATGATCAGGTAGTTTTCAATTTGGGTGTATTTAAATAA
- a CDS encoding IS6-like element IS1216 family transposase, translating into MNHFKGKQFQQDVIIVAVGYYLRYNLSYREVQEILYDRGINISHTTIYRWVQEYGKLLYQIWKKKNKKSFYSWKMDETYIKIKGKWHYMYRAIDADGLTLDIWLRKKRDTQAAYAFLKRLVKQFDEPKVVVTDKAPSITSAFKKLKEYGGFYQGTEHRTIKYLNNLIEQDHRPVKRRNKFYRSLRTASTTIKGMEAIRGLYKKTRKEGTLFGFSVCTEIKVLLGIPA; encoded by the coding sequence ATGAATCATTTTAAAGGAAAGCAATTTCAGCAGGATGTGATTATTGTAGCCGTGGGCTACTATCTTCGTTATAACCTTAGCTATCGTGAAGTTCAAGAAATCTTATATGATCGTGGCATTAACATTTCTCATACAACGATTTATCGTTGGGTGCAAGAATATGGCAAACTACTCTATCAAATTTGGAAAAAGAAAAATAAAAAATCCTTTTATTCATGGAAAATGGATGAAACGTACATCAAAATTAAAGGAAAATGGCATTATATGTATCGAGCCATCGATGCAGATGGTTTAACCTTGGATATTTGGTTACGTAAAAAACGGGACACACAAGCAGCGTATGCTTTTCTTAAGCGGTTAGTGAAGCAGTTTGATGAACCGAAGGTTGTAGTCACAGATAAAGCCCCCTCTATTACAAGTGCCTTTAAGAAACTAAAAGAATACGGCGGCTTTTATCAAGGGACAGAACATCGTACCATTAAATACCTGAATAATTTGATTGAACAAGACCATCGTCCAGTAAAGAGACGCAATAAATTCTATCGAAGTTTACGCACTGCCTCTACCACGATTAAAGGCATGGAAGCCATTCGAGGATTATATAAGAAAACCCGAAAAGAAGGCACTCTCTTCGGGTTTTCGGTCTGTACTGAAATCAAGGTATTATTGGGAATCCCAGCTTAA
- a CDS encoding ISL3-like element IS1251 family transposase — translation MSYTHLIKETLDILDLSVTFNENCLTKEKYKGQICHIYRGNLIYTAQECIHCKHQIASDIVRWGTTTVRLLMNDVSEYRTYLELKKQRFKCKACQRTFVADTSVAKKHCFISEKVRWSVVTRLKKNTSMTEIAAQKNLSVSSVYRIMKRFYRPLNPFRTPLPKVLCFDEFKSVRGVSGAMSFIMMDGQTQRLLDIVENRQLPFLKRYFSHFSREIREAVEWIVIDMYAPYVSLVKKLFPKAQLIIDRFHIVQHIGRTFRNHRIKETNQLLKSKEQKHYQLGKQLKRYWKLLQKDERKLDYTRRLWRPGFKAHLTETDIVDRLLKGSPALRVGYQLYQDFLYAVKERDYVSFEELLTNNIMLPEGYQTTLRTFQKFLSQIKNALQQSYSNGPLECLNNHIKVLKRNAYGFRSFYNFKLRIMIRHGNALIFN, via the coding sequence ATGTCTTACACTCACCTTATCAAAGAAACATTAGATATTCTAGACTTATCAGTTACTTTTAACGAAAATTGTCTCACAAAAGAAAAATACAAAGGGCAAATCTGTCATATTTATCGTGGAAACTTGATTTATACAGCCCAAGAATGCATCCACTGTAAACACCAGATTGCTTCAGATATTGTGCGTTGGGGTACAACAACCGTCCGGTTGTTAATGAACGATGTTTCTGAATACCGTACCTACCTCGAATTGAAAAAGCAACGCTTCAAATGCAAAGCTTGTCAGCGGACCTTTGTCGCAGATACTTCTGTTGCGAAAAAACATTGTTTCATCAGTGAGAAAGTCCGCTGGTCTGTCGTGACTCGTCTGAAAAAAAATACCTCAATGACAGAGATCGCCGCTCAGAAAAATCTATCGGTCTCTTCTGTTTACCGTATTATGAAGCGATTTTATCGTCCGTTGAATCCTTTTCGGACACCGTTACCTAAGGTACTTTGTTTTGATGAATTCAAATCAGTTCGGGGTGTTTCAGGTGCTATGAGTTTCATCATGATGGATGGACAAACACAGCGCTTATTGGACATTGTCGAGAACCGACAACTGCCTTTTTTAAAACGTTATTTTAGTCATTTTTCACGAGAAATTCGTGAAGCGGTCGAATGGATCGTGATTGATATGTACGCTCCCTATGTATCGCTCGTTAAAAAGCTGTTTCCAAAAGCACAGCTGATTATTGACCGGTTTCACATCGTCCAACATATTGGTCGTACCTTTCGCAATCATCGAATCAAAGAAACGAACCAACTATTAAAAAGCAAAGAACAAAAACACTATCAATTAGGTAAGCAATTAAAAAGATACTGGAAACTTCTTCAAAAAGATGAACGCAAGCTTGATTATACTCGACGCCTTTGGCGACCTGGCTTCAAAGCTCATTTAACAGAGACCGATATTGTGGATCGCTTACTGAAAGGGAGCCCTGCTTTGCGTGTAGGCTATCAGTTATATCAAGACTTTCTTTACGCTGTAAAGGAACGAGACTACGTATCGTTTGAAGAACTACTTACCAATAATATCATGCTTCCCGAAGGCTATCAGACGACCTTGAGAACGTTCCAGAAATTTCTGTCACAAATCAAAAATGCTTTACAACAAAGTTATTCAAATGGCCCACTTGAATGTCTGAACAACCATATCAAAGTGTTAAAACGAAATGCATATGGCTTTCGTAGCTTTTATAATTTCAAATTGCGCATCATGATTCGTCATGGCAACGCATTGATTTTCAACTAA
- a CDS encoding cob(I)yrinic acid a,c-diamide adenosyltransferase, translated as MKIYTKSGDKGNTSIIGGERIKKSDARVCAYGSVDEVNSWVGKIISELDDKKFELLKKELVVLQILLFDIGTDLATPIGIKEMIVGKEEVTKIETLIDFYQAKVPVIEKFILPGGHPVACDMQITRTVIRRAEREITRLIVSDEPINLHAYKIMNRLSDLFFVLARYVNHVYATKEPFYERAGKVFH; from the coding sequence ATGAAAATTTATACTAAAAGCGGCGATAAAGGAAATACTAGTATTATTGGTGGAGAAAGAATAAAAAAATCTGACGCTCGCGTTTGTGCTTACGGTAGCGTTGATGAAGTAAATTCTTGGGTCGGTAAAATTATTTCAGAGTTGGATGATAAAAAGTTTGAGCTGTTGAAAAAAGAACTAGTTGTATTACAAATTTTACTTTTTGATATTGGAACAGACTTGGCTACACCCATCGGGATTAAAGAAATGATTGTAGGGAAAGAAGAAGTAACTAAGATTGAAACGCTGATTGATTTTTATCAAGCAAAAGTTCCAGTCATTGAAAAATTTATCTTACCTGGAGGACATCCGGTGGCATGCGATATGCAAATTACACGAACAGTTATTCGTCGGGCAGAACGTGAAATCACACGATTGATTGTTTCAGATGAACCTATCAATTTACATGCATACAAAATTATGAATCGCTTATCAGATTTATTTTTTGTACTTGCACGTTATGTAAATCATGTTTATGCTACCAAAGAGCCATTTTATGAACGAGCAGGGAAGGTATTCCATTAA